The following are encoded together in the Salvelinus alpinus chromosome 29, SLU_Salpinus.1, whole genome shotgun sequence genome:
- the LOC139558839 gene encoding zinc finger and BTB domain-containing protein 22-like, producing the protein MDQGCISIVSGAPAGPMVQVCFPGVRAAVLDSLNRQREEGRLCDLSIQVQGQVFRAHRCVLAASSPYFHDQVLLKNVTTVSLPSVMDPVAFESVLSSAYTGQLSIVRDDIVNYVTVASFLQMWHIVDKCTEILKRPRPPAECNPGDAAAATHHGASSRQQSPSSTDCLYMEREGKGKERRPYGQEQNSLPPLATWRRPQQFPRWSRPRSSPQQVISMPAQHLADSHLDYHPAGESDYSSCEEVWMSSHSKASPLSHHDGRGLDHSHTRHGGIPGEALRLRARLRQRAVPPSAEKLHGRDRGSGGGFGEEPQEKRGTERGIEANEEMGEEEKREMPERRGNSGDFHTSVHQVEEGGQPEGKKSSGELQKKEERPLGRSSALTSPHVVDPDDVIPGPSCPAPTPSSRMQWQAGPWSQQVARPQAGEEYYRREDDEEDEEEVDFGRFADGAFGRGTYDEIEDGTGQVSQRPLVPDSPDNNDFILGAQELNWPSGAEMTHGDGTPTSSCHLSPSPAPFPPSSSPPIPSSSSLSLAGAPYTGKVHFCHCGKAYTLKSMRDRHVKMQHLNLRPFACPVCTKSFKMKHHLTKHLKTHGGLRPYECGLCGKKVIWRDSFLRHQARCERLAASCDGAAASSNTRAAANMDDGYAYGFGEGFLSQGGQVKVEQADFQGEAESGMSGLLGVGAELGSQSRTLVSHNFKEEASDRFS; encoded by the exons ATGGATCAGGGCTGCATTAGCATAGTCTCTGGTGCCCCTGCTGGCCCGATGGTTCAAGTATGCTTCCCCGGTGTGCGTGCAGCAGTTTTGGACAGCCTAAATCGACAGCGGGAAGAAGGACGGCTCTGTGACCTCTCCATCCAGGTGCAGGGACAGGTGTTCAGGGCCCACCGCTGTGTGCTGGCTGCCTCCTCGCCATACTTTCACGATcag GTGTTGCTGAAGAATGTGACGACAGTGTCTCTGCCCTCTGTCATGGATCCTGTGGCCTTTGAGAGTGTCCTGAGttcagcctacaccggccaactGAGCATAGTGCGTGATGACATTGTCAACTACGTGACTGTAGCCAGCTTCCTCCAGATGTGGCATATTGTTGACAAGTGTACAGAGATCCTGAAGAGACCTCGACCCCCAGCAGAATGCAACCCTGGGGATGCTGCAGCTGCCACACACCACGGTGCCTCCTCAAGGCAGCAGTCCCCAAGCAGCACCGACTGCCtatacatggagagagaggggaaaggtaaGGAGAGGAGGCCCTATGGCCAGGAGCAGAATTCTCTGCCTCCATTGGCCACGTGGAGGAGGCCCCAGCAGTTCCCCAGGTGGAGCCGCCCCAGGTCCTCACCCCAGCAAGTCATATCCATGCCTGCCCAGCACCTAGCTGACTCACACCTGGACTACCACCCTGCCGGGGAGAGTGACTACTCCAGCTGTGAGGAGGTGTGGATGTCCAGCCACAGCAAAGCCAGCCCCCTAAGCCATCATGATGGGAGAGGACTGGACCATAGCCACACCAGGCATGGGGGGATTCCTGGTGAGGCGTTGAGACTGCGAGCTAGACTGAGACAGAGGGCAGTGCCACCAAGTGCTGAGAAACTCCATGGCAGGGATAGAGGAAGTGGAGGGGGCTTTGGGGAAGAGCCTCAGGAGAAGAGAGGGACTGAAAGAGGGATTGAAGCAAATGAAGAAAtgggggaagaggagaagagggagatgcCTGAGCGGAGAGGAAACTCTG GAGACTTCCACACTAGTGTACACCAAGTTGAAGAGGGAGGACAGCCAGAGGGGAAAAAGAGCTCAGGGGAGCTGCAGAAGAAAGAGGAAAGACCGCTGGGGAGAAGCTCAGCCCTGACTTCTCCCCATGTTGTGGATCCAGATGATGTGATTCCTGGCCCTTCCTGCCCAGCTCCTACACCCTCATCCCGGATGCAGTGGCAGGCCGGTCCCTGGTCTCAGCAAGTAGCTAGGCCGCAAGCTGGAGAGGAATACTACAGAAGAGAAGACGATgaagaagatgaggaggaagTGGACTTTGGCCGATTTGCAGATGGTGCTTTTGGAAGGGGCACCTATGATGAGATTGAGGATGGCACTGGGCAAGTTTCTCAGAGACCCTTAGTACCTGACTCTCCTGATAACAATGACTTTATCCTGGGCGCCCAAGAGTTGAACTGGCCCTCTGGGGCAGAAATGACCCATGGTGATGGTACCCCAACCTCCAGCTGCCACCTGTCCCCATCCCCTGCTCCAttccccccttcctcctcaccccccatcccctcttcctcctccctctcccttgctGGGGCCCCTTACACGGGCAAAGTGCACTTCTGCCACTGTGGGAAGGCCTACACCCTGAAGAGCATGCGTGACCGCCACGTCAAGATGCAGCACCTCAACCTGCGGCCCTTCGCCTGCCCTGTGTGCACCAAGAGCTTCAAGATGAAGCACCACTTGACCAAGCACCTGAAGACCCATGGTGGGCTGCGGCCTTATGAGTGTGGCCTGTGTGGGAAGAAGGTCATCTGGAGGGACAGTTTCCTGCGCCACCAGGCCCGCTGTGAGAGACTGGCCGCCAGCTGTGATGGCGCTGCTGCCAGTAGTAACACCAGAGCGGCTGCCAACATGGACGATGGTTATGCTTATGGGTTCGGGGAGGGGTTTCTCTCACAGGGCGGGCAGGTGAAAGTGGAGCAGGCAGACTTTCAGGGGGAGGCGGAGTCTGGGATGAGTGGGTTGTTAGGGGTTGGGGCTGAGTTAGGCTCTCAGTCAAGGACTCTGGTTAGTCACAACTTTAAGGAGGAAGCCAGCGACAGGTTTAGCTGA